In Elusimicrobiota bacterium, the following proteins share a genomic window:
- a CDS encoding PEP/pyruvate-binding domain-containing protein: MSFFFDAFRGPLPPDAGGKAVGLRALKDAGFAVPPTWSLPASAVERLFENAGGALVLRRGARAAFLREARRLFGRRFPVLVRSSALDEDLPGSAAPGVYASLLAPTLESLPGSAAACAASARTPRALAYRALSGARGPARMGLLVQPWIEAEYGGVCTLYHKQRLVVELAPGGSAPVTAGRGARWRVVYDLAARKAVEETPGAPRAALEAAAAAALLVQRELYPRLNISVELLVDGGRATLLQARPLASGEGSRPLDMEAVYRRVLEMMESFGFKDGEWALSETPPVLAYNRLGLRRPLNETLEHFVVLLRPDGARRARTQDWILARSGGTDVTVFPPRGDREKQRRIAELSRDGLLFIFRHDEDANPVERRPFESGGRRFELPFAFVAAGFSREEAAFLRRRLDRASAFGLRERLEEEERCFRRVLSGLPAAPRGAYARRLKRLLGSQVRLGRRRRAIVDAFLRGPAGGTETRGIPLLPERRVVEGFAVTHADILRARWPSFIYAAHDLEPSFLHLLGRVRAVLVSRGALGSHAAALCSEFGVPLLVETRNLSRVRTGDWLRVDLSDGSVRAVRGRRR, encoded by the coding sequence ATGAGCTTCTTCTTCGACGCTTTCCGCGGTCCGCTCCCTCCCGACGCCGGGGGGAAGGCCGTCGGCCTGCGCGCCCTCAAGGACGCGGGCTTCGCCGTGCCGCCGACCTGGTCGCTCCCCGCCTCGGCGGTCGAGCGGCTCTTCGAGAACGCGGGCGGGGCCCTCGTCCTGCGGCGCGGCGCGCGCGCGGCCTTCCTGCGCGAGGCCCGCCGCCTCTTCGGCCGCCGCTTCCCGGTGCTCGTGCGCAGCTCCGCGCTCGACGAGGACCTTCCGGGGAGCGCGGCGCCCGGCGTCTACGCCTCCCTCCTCGCCCCGACGCTCGAGAGCCTCCCCGGCTCGGCCGCCGCCTGCGCCGCCTCCGCCCGGACGCCGCGGGCCCTCGCCTACCGGGCCCTGAGCGGTGCGCGGGGCCCGGCGCGCATGGGCCTGCTCGTCCAGCCCTGGATCGAGGCGGAGTACGGCGGCGTCTGCACCCTCTACCACAAGCAGCGCCTCGTCGTGGAGCTCGCGCCGGGCGGCAGCGCCCCCGTCACCGCGGGACGCGGCGCCCGCTGGCGCGTCGTCTACGACCTGGCCGCCCGCAAGGCCGTCGAGGAGACCCCGGGCGCCCCCCGCGCCGCCCTCGAGGCGGCGGCCGCCGCCGCGCTCCTCGTCCAGCGCGAACTCTACCCGCGCCTCAACATCTCCGTCGAGCTCCTCGTCGACGGCGGCCGCGCGACGCTCCTGCAGGCGCGTCCGCTCGCCTCCGGAGAAGGCTCGCGCCCGCTCGACATGGAGGCCGTCTACCGCCGCGTCCTCGAGATGATGGAGTCCTTCGGCTTCAAGGACGGCGAGTGGGCGCTCAGCGAGACCCCGCCGGTGCTCGCCTACAACCGCCTCGGCCTGCGCCGCCCCCTCAACGAGACCCTCGAGCACTTCGTGGTGCTCCTGCGCCCGGACGGCGCGCGGCGCGCGCGGACGCAGGACTGGATCCTCGCGCGCAGCGGCGGCACGGACGTGACGGTCTTCCCGCCCCGCGGGGACCGCGAGAAGCAGCGCCGGATCGCGGAGCTCTCCCGGGACGGGCTCCTCTTCATCTTCCGTCACGACGAGGACGCGAACCCCGTCGAGCGCCGCCCCTTCGAGAGCGGCGGCCGGCGCTTCGAGCTGCCCTTCGCCTTCGTCGCCGCCGGCTTCTCGCGCGAGGAGGCGGCCTTCCTCCGCCGACGACTCGACCGCGCCTCCGCCTTCGGCCTGCGCGAGCGCCTCGAGGAGGAGGAGCGCTGCTTCCGGCGCGTCCTCTCCGGCCTCCCCGCCGCGCCGCGCGGCGCCTACGCGCGGCGCCTCAAGCGCCTGCTCGGCTCCCAGGTCCGGCTGGGGCGCCGGCGCCGGGCCATCGTCGACGCGTTCCTGCGCGGACCCGCCGGGGGGACGGAGACCCGCGGCATCCCCCTGCTCCCCGAGCGCCGCGTCGTCGAAGGCTTCGCCGTGACCCACGCGGACATCCTGCGCGCGCGCTGGCCCTCCTTCATCTACGCCGCCCACGACCTCGAGCCGAGCTTCCTGCACCTGCTCGGGCGCGTGCGCGCGGTGCTCGTCAGCCGCGGAGCGCTCGGCTCGCACGCCGCCGCGCTCTGCTCCGAGTTCGGGGTGCCGCTGCTCGTCGAGACGCGCAACCTCTCCCGGGTGCGCACGGGAGACTGGCTGCGCGTGGACCTCTCCGACGGGAGCGTGCGCGCCGTCCGGGGGCGCCGCCGATGA
- a CDS encoding U32 family peptidase — protein MRIVAGVKNYAEAEALLRLGADEVYGGLAVVPNHRRTNMSFQSMDELKAAVRLARSKGKRFSFLVNQPSYDDRYRKTLAVLRELDGEGLGACIVRELPMMESARALRLKARMTVSSLALCFNLPAMKRFKELGASRVVLPFHMVPRESQRLIDNPYGLETEVFFHADFCCANIDPACRLWRLTRRDQTCRYSYRKDGARWKMPEADVREKMRAVHGFFGSGAGYLKLVRMKDFMEELEVFKFARILSRLYDRGVGEEEFARLGEKLYFSVSRHARAAWKKR, from the coding sequence ATGAGGATCGTCGCGGGGGTCAAGAACTACGCGGAGGCCGAGGCCTTGCTGCGCCTCGGGGCCGACGAGGTCTACGGCGGCCTCGCCGTCGTCCCCAACCACCGGCGCACGAACATGTCCTTCCAGAGCATGGACGAGCTCAAGGCCGCCGTGCGCCTGGCGCGCTCCAAGGGGAAGCGCTTCTCGTTCCTCGTGAACCAGCCCTCCTACGACGACCGCTACCGGAAGACCCTCGCGGTTCTCCGGGAGCTGGACGGGGAGGGCCTGGGCGCCTGCATCGTGCGCGAGCTGCCGATGATGGAGAGCGCCCGCGCTCTGCGATTGAAGGCCCGGATGACGGTCAGCTCGCTGGCGCTCTGCTTCAACCTCCCCGCGATGAAGCGCTTCAAGGAGCTCGGCGCGAGCCGCGTCGTCCTGCCCTTCCACATGGTCCCGCGGGAATCTCAGCGCCTCATCGACAACCCGTACGGCCTCGAGACCGAGGTCTTCTTCCACGCCGATTTCTGCTGCGCGAACATCGACCCCGCCTGCCGGCTCTGGCGGCTGACCCGGCGGGACCAGACCTGCCGCTACTCCTATCGGAAGGACGGGGCCCGCTGGAAGATGCCGGAGGCCGACGTCCGCGAGAAGATGCGCGCGGTGCACGGCTTCTTCGGCAGCGGCGCCGGCTACCTGAAGCTCGTGCGCATGAAGGACTTCATGGAGGAGCTGGAGGTCTTCAAGTTCGCGCGCATCCTCTCCCGGCTCTACGACAGGGGCGTCGGCGAGGAGGAGTTCGCGCGCCTGGGCGAGAAGCTCTACTTCTCGGTCTCCCGGCACGCGAGGGCGGCATGGAAAAAGCGGTAG
- the hxsB gene encoding His-Xaa-Ser system radical SAM maturase HxsB: MPKPLLPHPQKVPASQWVELDGRYLLTNDWGHHLFLKPAQFRRWLAGKITPADPAYPRLQAGGFIRDNMDFETLSQDWKRRHGFLWQGPSLHILVLTERCNHKCLYCQSAAVGAKARGADMDLRTAKASVDMAFRSPSPTLTLEFQGGEPLMNWPVLRATVEYARKRNLKEKKDLRIGLVSNFSLMDDEKVRFFEDNAVSLCTSLDGPAEVHNKNRFYSGGNSHAQTVRWIKEISRRAERHSAQDQRAFRVNALLTVTRLSLSHPKEIVDEYARLKLESVFLRPLSPLGYARRAWDRVGYTSAEFAAFYAGALDRILEVNRRGTPLVEKTAAILLHKIIGGTDPGYLDLRSPCGASVGQLAYNYDGDVYTCDEGRMISYDGDTFFRVGNVFRDGYDDLVGSGATKACCASSNLEQQPACFRCAFRPWCGVCPAYNYQAQGGLWGSMPSNDRCGMMKGLFASVFRRLERPADAKVFRSWLKTAEEADA, from the coding sequence GTGCCTAAACCCCTCCTCCCGCATCCCCAGAAGGTCCCGGCCTCCCAGTGGGTGGAGCTCGACGGCCGCTACCTGCTCACCAACGACTGGGGACACCACCTCTTCCTGAAGCCGGCGCAGTTCCGCCGCTGGCTGGCCGGCAAGATCACGCCGGCCGACCCCGCCTACCCGCGCCTCCAGGCGGGCGGGTTCATCCGCGACAACATGGATTTCGAGACGCTCTCGCAGGATTGGAAGCGCCGCCACGGCTTCCTCTGGCAGGGGCCGAGCCTCCACATCCTCGTGCTCACCGAGCGCTGCAACCACAAGTGCCTCTACTGCCAGTCGGCGGCCGTCGGGGCCAAGGCCCGCGGCGCCGACATGGACCTGCGCACCGCGAAGGCCTCGGTGGACATGGCCTTCCGCAGCCCGAGCCCGACGCTGACCCTCGAGTTCCAGGGCGGCGAGCCCCTCATGAACTGGCCGGTCCTCCGCGCCACCGTCGAGTACGCGCGCAAGCGCAACCTCAAGGAGAAGAAGGACCTGCGCATCGGCCTCGTCTCGAACTTCAGCCTCATGGACGACGAGAAGGTCCGCTTCTTCGAGGACAACGCGGTCTCGCTGTGCACCTCCCTCGACGGGCCGGCCGAGGTCCACAACAAGAACCGCTTCTACTCCGGCGGGAACTCCCACGCGCAGACCGTCCGCTGGATCAAGGAGATCTCGCGCCGCGCCGAGCGGCACAGCGCGCAGGACCAGCGGGCCTTCCGCGTCAACGCCCTGCTCACCGTCACGCGCCTCTCTCTCTCGCACCCGAAGGAGATCGTCGACGAGTACGCGCGGCTCAAGCTCGAGAGCGTGTTCCTGCGCCCGCTCTCGCCGCTGGGCTACGCGCGCCGCGCCTGGGACCGGGTCGGCTACACCTCCGCGGAGTTCGCCGCTTTCTACGCGGGCGCGCTCGACCGCATCCTCGAGGTCAACCGCAGGGGCACCCCGCTCGTCGAGAAGACGGCCGCGATCCTCCTGCACAAGATCATCGGCGGGACCGACCCGGGCTACCTCGACCTGCGCTCTCCCTGCGGCGCCTCGGTCGGCCAGCTCGCCTACAACTACGACGGCGACGTCTACACCTGCGACGAAGGGCGGATGATCTCCTACGACGGGGACACGTTCTTCCGCGTGGGCAACGTCTTCCGCGACGGCTACGACGACCTCGTCGGCAGCGGCGCGACGAAGGCCTGCTGCGCCTCTTCGAACCTCGAGCAGCAGCCCGCCTGCTTCCGCTGCGCCTTCCGGCCCTGGTGCGGGGTCTGCCCGGCCTACAACTATCAGGCGCAGGGAGGGCTCTGGGGCAGCATGCCGTCCAACGACCGCTGCGGGATGATGAAGGGCCTCTTCGCCTCCGTCTTCCGCCGCCTCGAGCGGCCGGCCGACGCGAAGGTCTTCCGCTCCTGGCTGAAGACCGCGGAGGAAGCCGATGCGTGA
- a CDS encoding FAD-dependent oxidoreductase, protein MPSTVDAADVLILGAGLTGLAAAERLAAAGSSVLVVERAPQPGGLARTLERDGFRFDLGGHRLYFQDDRALRRVVELVGETELLRHPRLSSVCFRGRFLPYPPGVREGLLQGLPLALGLLRRRLLGGRRGDPGSLRDWVVERFGEGVHDLYFRDYSRKVWGLPTERISAAWADRRIGDLDLYSLARRIFIDSGDVKENASYFLYPRRGVGALTEALAERVGGGRVLCGAEPLALEAEGGSLRVLRVRTAEGERTLRFGRLVSTVPLTELARLLPGGAPVEGVRYRALIVVHLALRCAPLFDEHWVYFPEEEFFFSRLSETVNWSPSMAPAGCTGVTCEVFCDEDDAVWRASDDELVGKILASLRRVRAVPDGARAFASVVRVPFAYPLLYAGYEAPLAALTRRCAEFPNLRLAGRTGTHSYYDMEECLLDAWDAAAVPAP, encoded by the coding sequence ATGCCGAGCACAGTCGACGCGGCGGACGTCCTCATCCTGGGAGCCGGCCTCACCGGGCTCGCGGCGGCCGAGCGCCTGGCCGCGGCGGGGAGCTCCGTCCTCGTCGTGGAGCGCGCGCCGCAGCCGGGCGGGCTCGCGCGCACCCTCGAGCGCGACGGCTTCCGCTTCGACCTCGGCGGGCACCGCCTCTACTTCCAGGACGACCGGGCCCTGCGCCGGGTCGTCGAGCTCGTCGGCGAGACCGAGCTCCTCCGACATCCCCGGCTCAGCAGCGTCTGCTTCCGCGGCCGCTTCCTCCCGTATCCGCCCGGGGTGCGCGAGGGGCTGCTGCAGGGCCTTCCGCTCGCCCTCGGCCTCCTGCGCCGCCGGCTGCTCGGCGGGCGGCGCGGAGACCCCGGCTCCCTGCGCGACTGGGTCGTCGAGCGCTTCGGCGAGGGCGTCCACGACCTCTACTTCCGCGACTACTCGCGCAAGGTCTGGGGCCTGCCGACGGAGCGGATCTCGGCCGCCTGGGCCGACCGCCGCATCGGCGACCTCGACCTCTACAGCCTCGCGCGGCGCATCTTCATCGACTCGGGCGACGTCAAGGAGAACGCCTCCTACTTCCTCTACCCGCGCCGGGGCGTCGGAGCGCTCACCGAGGCGCTCGCCGAGCGCGTCGGGGGGGGGCGGGTCCTCTGCGGCGCCGAGCCCCTGGCCCTCGAGGCCGAGGGCGGCTCCCTGAGGGTCCTGCGCGTGCGCACCGCCGAAGGCGAGCGGACGCTGCGCTTCGGGCGCCTCGTCTCGACGGTCCCTCTCACCGAGCTCGCGCGCCTGCTGCCCGGCGGAGCCCCGGTCGAGGGGGTCCGCTACCGCGCGCTCATCGTCGTGCACCTGGCGCTGCGGTGCGCGCCGCTCTTCGACGAGCACTGGGTCTACTTCCCCGAGGAGGAGTTCTTCTTCTCCCGCCTCAGCGAGACGGTGAACTGGAGCCCGTCGATGGCCCCCGCCGGCTGCACGGGCGTCACCTGCGAGGTCTTCTGCGACGAGGACGACGCGGTCTGGCGCGCCTCCGACGACGAGCTCGTCGGGAAGATCCTCGCCTCCCTGCGCCGGGTGCGCGCCGTCCCCGACGGGGCGCGGGCCTTCGCCTCCGTCGTGCGCGTGCCCTTCGCCTATCCTCTGCTCTACGCCGGCTACGAGGCGCCGCTCGCGGCGCTGACGCGCCGGTGCGCCGAGTTCCCGAACCTGCGCCTGGCCGGGCGCACCGGCACCCACTCCTACTACGACATGGAGGAGTGCCTGCTCGACGCCTGGGACGCCGCCGCGGTCCCCGCGCCGTGA
- a CDS encoding U32 family peptidase — translation MRIVIGAKAPDEAEWLLTHGASEVYCGLPGLPNHRDPDQCLKSDAEFVRIARFARRTGKRALLALNEACFEKDYPEVARRTRALVKAGAGGVVVKELPLLRHLVESGVRAPYILSSLALTFNSRALEFYKGLGVTRVILPFHLLPQEAGRIIRNPWGIETEVFFHADFCCPNMDPVCRLDGWAKSFQVCRFPYMSGGKPHRMPEANVPQKLDVVYDFYKAGVGYLKLIRTNSFTDQQEVLKEALCLRTLLRRGVDRAEFKRLGEKLYFRVSRHCRGR, via the coding sequence GTGCGCATAGTCATCGGCGCGAAGGCTCCCGACGAGGCGGAGTGGCTGCTCACCCACGGCGCCTCCGAGGTCTACTGCGGCCTCCCCGGCCTGCCCAACCATCGCGACCCCGACCAGTGCCTGAAGTCGGACGCGGAGTTCGTCCGCATCGCCCGCTTCGCCCGCCGAACGGGCAAGCGCGCGCTGCTCGCCCTCAACGAGGCCTGCTTCGAGAAGGACTATCCGGAGGTCGCCCGGCGGACCCGGGCGCTCGTGAAGGCGGGCGCGGGCGGGGTCGTCGTCAAGGAGCTTCCGCTGCTGCGCCATCTCGTCGAGAGCGGCGTGCGCGCCCCCTACATCCTCAGCAGCCTCGCGCTGACCTTCAACTCCCGCGCGCTCGAGTTCTACAAGGGCCTGGGCGTGACGCGCGTCATCCTTCCCTTCCACCTTCTGCCGCAGGAGGCCGGGCGCATCATCCGCAATCCCTGGGGCATCGAGACGGAGGTCTTCTTCCACGCCGACTTCTGCTGCCCCAACATGGACCCCGTCTGCCGGCTCGACGGCTGGGCGAAGAGCTTCCAGGTCTGCCGCTTCCCTTATATGAGCGGCGGGAAGCCCCATCGCATGCCGGAGGCGAACGTTCCGCAGAAGCTGGACGTCGTCTACGACTTCTACAAGGCCGGGGTCGGCTACCTCAAGCTCATCCGCACCAACAGCTTCACCGACCAGCAGGAGGTGCTCAAGGAGGCCCTGTGCCTGCGGACCCTCCTGCGCCGGGGCGTCGACCGCGCCGAGTTCAAGCGGCTCGGCGAGAAGCTCTACTTCCGGGTGTCGCGGCACTGCCGGGGGCGCTGA
- a CDS encoding radical SAM protein, with protein MIPASKAPRRPAPPLPAARRLLRALGFAVDAEPSRRIVFVREDGWLLRAARRPELVAAGRALLVGFLEAFGEGWSVQFAGLPPCVLSGAETRLRWGPVHGLRAARLGICRLCRRAPACPGFPDPDGSGAVPAAFAGALEPIRAPLREVALEVTGACNLRCGLCLLRDGGRSEPPARALRRVLEDARTLGVGVVRFTGGEPLLRPDLFELMACAKEAGLAVLLNTNGTLLDERLVARLEGLVDSVLFSLQGHDAASERRLTGGDFFARKCAMLSALAASRVPSTRMDTVATRTLASEGAAYARLLRRLGVRHWVVNRPMPGPANRHPEYAVDRRRMLSVLALLRRLRRDGLQTHVGNAVPFCMSGDPLDLFLFEANTLTEGHDRLVYDCRGFFKPSYHSEERLGSSLAAALRAPRLRALRSLRAVPAACARCLLLKDCVGGSRSLARAAGGGPAAPDPWMSRLKNPVPALAGFCRKA; from the coding sequence ATGATCCCCGCTTCGAAGGCCCCGCGCCGACCCGCCCCGCCGCTGCCCGCCGCTCGCCGGCTCCTGCGCGCCCTCGGCTTCGCCGTCGACGCCGAGCCCTCCCGCCGCATCGTGTTCGTGCGCGAGGACGGCTGGCTGCTCCGCGCCGCGCGCCGTCCCGAGCTCGTCGCGGCGGGCCGCGCCCTGCTCGTCGGCTTCCTCGAAGCTTTCGGAGAGGGCTGGTCCGTGCAGTTCGCCGGCCTGCCGCCCTGCGTCCTCTCCGGCGCCGAGACCCGCCTTCGCTGGGGCCCCGTCCACGGCCTGCGCGCCGCGCGCCTGGGGATCTGCCGCCTCTGCCGCCGGGCTCCCGCCTGCCCCGGCTTCCCCGATCCCGACGGCTCCGGCGCCGTCCCCGCCGCTTTCGCCGGCGCGCTCGAACCCATCCGCGCGCCTCTGCGCGAGGTCGCGCTCGAAGTCACCGGGGCCTGCAACCTGCGCTGCGGGCTCTGCCTGCTGCGCGACGGCGGCCGCTCCGAACCTCCGGCCCGCGCGCTGCGCCGCGTCCTCGAGGATGCGCGGACGCTGGGGGTCGGCGTCGTGCGCTTCACCGGCGGGGAGCCCCTGCTGCGGCCCGACCTCTTCGAGCTCATGGCCTGCGCGAAGGAGGCCGGCCTCGCGGTCCTGCTCAACACCAACGGGACCCTGCTCGACGAGCGCCTCGTCGCCCGGCTCGAGGGGCTCGTCGACAGCGTCCTCTTCTCCCTCCAGGGGCACGACGCGGCCTCCGAGCGCCGCCTGACCGGCGGGGACTTCTTCGCACGCAAGTGCGCGATGCTCTCCGCCCTCGCCGCCTCCCGGGTCCCCTCGACCCGCATGGACACCGTGGCGACGCGCACGCTCGCCTCCGAGGGCGCGGCCTACGCGCGCCTGCTGCGACGACTCGGGGTGCGCCACTGGGTGGTCAACCGGCCGATGCCGGGCCCCGCGAACCGCCATCCGGAGTACGCCGTGGACCGGCGCCGGATGCTCTCCGTGCTCGCGCTCCTGCGCCGCCTGCGCCGCGACGGCCTGCAGACCCACGTCGGCAACGCCGTCCCCTTCTGCATGAGCGGGGATCCGCTCGACCTCTTCCTCTTCGAGGCCAACACCCTGACCGAAGGCCACGACCGCCTCGTCTACGACTGCCGCGGCTTCTTCAAGCCCTCCTACCACTCCGAGGAGCGCCTGGGCTCGTCGCTGGCCGCGGCGCTGCGCGCCCCGCGCCTGCGCGCGCTGCGCTCACTGCGCGCGGTCCCCGCGGCGTGCGCGCGCTGCCTGCTGTTGAAGGATTGCGTGGGAGGGAGCCGTTCGCTCGCCCGGGCCGCCGGCGGAGGACCCGCCGCGCCCGACCCCTGGATGTCGCGCCTGAAAAATCCGGTGCCTGCGCTCGCCGGATTTTGCAGGAAGGCTTAA
- a CDS encoding glycosyltransferase: protein MARFVVYHNHSGDVGHAVHLLRLARALRRRAPGLRLRLVQAGRPQPEFERRWPGEVVRLPRPFTSVADFGPRVPAAPSAALLRARARRLLAFVADADALVTGFFPFGRLECAPEIVPALARVRAAGGRTFASVPLPYFVHPRERVGELLAHCALYDRLLIHCPAGADLAYMARAVAREGRVTPAEFLGTFRTLGARLAFTGYVLASPRRGEGAAAGARTVLVHRGGGAVLDGLVECALRLRPLLDARLDLLVLAGPATAPARLRRWRALARANGARLERWRDELHEDIRRCAVVVGPAGGAVYEALRWGKRAVLVPFLGSPGRERSDQLARARLLRDLCGATVLSPEGLTSERLAAAVRAQLARREPGPKKRAGWYDGAETSARLMLDGNPRRGIPGPPA from the coding sequence ATGGCCAGATTCGTCGTTTATCACAATCATAGCGGGGACGTCGGGCATGCGGTGCACCTTCTGCGCCTGGCCCGCGCGCTGCGCCGCCGCGCCCCGGGTCTGCGCCTGCGCCTCGTCCAGGCCGGGCGTCCCCAGCCCGAGTTCGAGCGCCGCTGGCCCGGAGAGGTCGTCCGGCTGCCCCGGCCCTTCACCTCCGTCGCCGATTTCGGTCCCCGGGTCCCCGCCGCGCCCTCCGCCGCGCTCCTGCGCGCGCGCGCGCGGCGGCTCCTCGCGTTCGTCGCGGACGCCGACGCCCTCGTGACGGGCTTCTTCCCTTTCGGGCGCCTGGAGTGCGCTCCGGAGATCGTCCCCGCGCTCGCGCGCGTGCGCGCCGCGGGGGGAAGGACCTTCGCGAGCGTGCCGCTGCCCTATTTCGTCCACCCGCGCGAGCGCGTCGGGGAGCTGCTCGCTCACTGCGCGCTCTACGACCGGCTCCTCATCCACTGCCCCGCCGGCGCGGACCTCGCGTACATGGCGCGCGCCGTCGCGCGCGAAGGGCGGGTGACCCCCGCCGAGTTCCTCGGGACCTTCCGGACGCTCGGCGCGCGCCTGGCCTTCACCGGCTACGTGCTCGCGTCCCCGCGGCGCGGCGAGGGCGCCGCGGCGGGGGCGCGGACCGTGCTCGTCCATCGCGGGGGTGGGGCCGTGCTCGACGGGCTCGTCGAGTGCGCGCTGCGCCTGCGGCCGCTCCTCGACGCGCGCCTGGACCTGCTCGTCCTCGCCGGGCCGGCCACGGCGCCGGCGCGGCTGCGGCGCTGGCGCGCGCTCGCGCGCGCGAACGGCGCGCGGCTCGAGCGCTGGCGCGACGAGCTCCACGAGGACATCCGGCGCTGCGCCGTCGTCGTCGGCCCGGCCGGCGGCGCGGTCTACGAGGCGCTGCGTTGGGGCAAGCGCGCGGTGCTCGTCCCCTTCCTCGGCTCTCCGGGCCGGGAGCGCTCCGACCAGCTGGCGCGCGCGCGGCTGCTGCGAGACCTGTGCGGGGCGACGGTGCTTTCTCCGGAGGGCCTGACGTCCGAGCGCCTGGCCGCGGCCGTCCGCGCCCAGCTCGCGCGCCGGGAGCCGGGGCCGAAGAAGAGGGCGGGCTGGTACGACGGGGCGGAGACCTCGGCGCGACTCATGCTGGACGGGAATCCCCGACGAGGGATCCCCGGGCCGCCGGCTTAA
- a CDS encoding radical SAM protein, which yields MKRAAAAPPAPRRVVLETTYRCGLRCSFCYLAHAGRLGAGRAETGARRWLRFARTLPRGTEFFVTGGEPFVRGDCLALLAGLKRAGHRCGVNTNGTRLTGGLPERLAAARPDYVLFSLHGLEPVHDRLSGRRGAFRLLLRAALRFARARRPGTELLLSCTVTPENAGSLSEVAALGRRLGVDRVLFEHLQFMRPRRGGPEVLTARYPRPLAGAARLARSLRALARSEGGPRLEVRPALGPSALARWYGGEFPAKGGCRAPSDTLVVEPDGTARVCQNQTERAGNVLEEGWKPVWRGSALEAFRRRAGRRLPPGCARCCQRFPLTPLAGGSRPCA from the coding sequence GTGAAGCGCGCGGCGGCGGCGCCCCCGGCGCCCCGACGGGTGGTCCTCGAGACCACCTATCGCTGCGGTCTGCGCTGTTCCTTCTGCTATCTCGCGCATGCCGGCCGGCTGGGAGCCGGCCGCGCCGAGACCGGGGCCCGCCGCTGGCTGCGCTTCGCGCGCACCCTCCCTCGGGGGACCGAGTTCTTCGTCACGGGGGGCGAACCCTTCGTCCGCGGAGACTGTCTCGCCCTGCTCGCGGGCCTCAAAAGGGCCGGGCACCGCTGCGGAGTCAACACCAACGGGACCCGGTTGACGGGGGGCCTTCCCGAGCGTCTCGCCGCGGCCCGTCCCGACTACGTCCTTTTCTCCCTGCACGGCCTCGAGCCGGTCCACGACCGGCTCAGCGGCCGCCGCGGCGCCTTCCGCCTGCTCCTGCGCGCCGCGCTGCGCTTCGCGCGCGCCAGGCGGCCCGGCACCGAGCTCCTCCTCAGCTGCACGGTGACCCCGGAGAACGCCGGGAGCCTGAGCGAGGTCGCGGCGCTCGGCCGCCGGCTCGGCGTCGACCGCGTGCTCTTCGAGCACCTCCAGTTCATGCGGCCCCGACGGGGCGGCCCCGAGGTGCTCACCGCGCGCTATCCGCGGCCGCTGGCCGGGGCCGCGCGACTGGCGCGTTCGCTGCGCGCGCTCGCGCGCAGCGAGGGCGGACCGCGGCTCGAAGTCCGTCCGGCGCTCGGACCCTCGGCGCTCGCGCGCTGGTACGGCGGGGAGTTCCCGGCGAAGGGCGGCTGCCGCGCGCCGTCCGACACGCTGGTCGTCGAGCCCGACGGGACGGCGCGCGTCTGTCAGAACCAGACGGAGCGCGCGGGCAACGTGCTCGAGGAGGGCTGGAAGCCGGTCTGGCGCGGGAGCGCCCTCGAGGCCTTCCGCCGCCGCGCCGGACGCCGTCTGCCGCCGGGCTGCGCGCGCTGCTGCCAGCGCTTCCCGCTGACGCCGCTCGCGGGGGGGAGCCGGCCGTGCGCATAG
- a CDS encoding DUF2334 domain-containing protein — MKVRLAFLRDDDLAAPDPRFRRVFELCVGLRLPVSYAVVPGRLRPQLPRWLRARRAPRALYDLVQHGWTHSVRSRRGEPRGEFPPSRPYALQRADMERGRAAMRRAFGPLFTPAFVPPYHRFGADTLRAAAELGLRGFSAGAPRLPVLPRSLRWLPAQVGVNRYDDRYRVLPLDLDALTAATARSLRSAPVTGIYFHHAALGRGDWEAFVRYCGFLRRLADTGGVRFVRMRDLL, encoded by the coding sequence ATGAAAGTCCGCCTGGCGTTCCTGCGCGACGACGACCTCGCCGCGCCCGACCCGCGCTTCCGCCGCGTCTTCGAGCTCTGCGTCGGCCTGCGCCTGCCGGTGAGCTACGCGGTCGTCCCGGGCCGGCTGCGCCCGCAGCTCCCGCGCTGGCTGCGCGCGCGCCGCGCGCCCCGCGCGCTCTACGACCTCGTCCAGCACGGCTGGACGCACTCCGTGCGCTCGCGCCGCGGCGAGCCGCGCGGGGAGTTCCCGCCCTCGCGCCCGTACGCGCTGCAGCGCGCGGACATGGAGCGCGGCCGCGCCGCGATGCGCCGCGCCTTCGGCCCCCTCTTCACGCCGGCCTTCGTCCCGCCCTACCACCGCTTCGGCGCGGACACCCTGCGCGCCGCCGCCGAGCTGGGCCTGCGCGGCTTCTCGGCCGGCGCCCCGCGCCTGCCCGTGCTCCCGCGGAGCCTGCGCTGGCTGCCCGCGCAGGTCGGGGTCAACCGCTACGACGACCGCTACCGGGTGCTCCCCCTCGACCTCGACGCGCTGACGGCGGCGACCGCCCGCTCCCTGCGCTCGGCGCCGGTCACGGGGATCTACTTCCATCATGCGGCCCTGGGCCGCGGGGATTGGGAGGCCTTCGTCCGCTACTGCGGCTTCCTGCGGCGGCTCGCGGACACCGGCGGGGTGCGCTTCGTCCGGATGCGCGACCTTCTCTGA